One Ignavibacterium album JCM 16511 genomic region harbors:
- a CDS encoding S41 family peptidase, whose amino-acid sequence MKSIFISCFILSLLFIFRISAQVDARMLQYPDVSKTHISFTYAGDIWVVAKEGGTAYKLTSAKGVEGFAKFSPDGSLLAFSGNYDGNTDVYVIPTLGGLPKRITHHGMTDRIVDWYPDGKNLLFSSSRESGKQRFNQFYKVSKDGGLAEKLPLPYAEFGSISPDGKKIAFTTRTRVFRTWKRYLGGMAADIYIFDLDKMTSENISNNTANDEIPMWKGNKIYFLSDRDKNQRYNIWVYDISTKQNRQLTFFDEFDVHFPSIGENEIVFEAGGLLYLLDLSTEKIREVKVNVVTDGATLLAQNENVEKLIQNFSVSYNGSRALFEARGEIFSVPAENGAVINLTQSSAAAERFPSWSPNGKYVAYFSDKTGEYQLTIRDIEKPGEEKALTSFDDGFRYNIYWSPDSKKLVFIDQAMRINLYDMSSDKLTQVDKQFWYYEGGLRNFSVSWSSDSRYFTYGKDQSNRASAIAIYDTKEGKLHQVTNGFYSDSNPVFDPDGKYLYFTTNRNFNPVYSDFDNTWIYPNSTLIAAVTLSKETPSPLFPKNDSLTVKKDEESKTDEKKSDEKKDEKKVKEVKIDFDSFEERIVILPPAAGNYGSLSAVSGKVIFHKAPNSGSADKKKPIMFYDLDKREEKTIVDDADAYQISADGKKILVANKNSYSIVDVAPDQKLDKKLPTNQLEMTVVPKEEWKQIFNDVWRLERDFFYDKNMHGVDWKEMKKRYGALVDNAVTRSDVNYIIGELIAELNASHTYRGGGDDEIPLQRAVGYLGIDWELNNGAYRIKRIVKGASWETEVRSPLMSPGIKAKEGDYILAVNGVKIDVTKDPSSAFEGLADKTVELTINNKPSTDGAWTVVVKTLSDETRLRNLEWIESNRKRVDEATDGKIGYIYVPSTGIDGQTELVRQFYAQFNKQGLIIDERFNNGGQIPDRFIELLDRKPLAFWAVRDGANWQWPTVANFGPKVMLINGWSGSGGDAFPDYFRKAKLGPLVGARTWGGLIGITGAPTLIDGGSVTVPTFRMYDPDGKWFKEGHGVDPDIEVPEDPGMLAKGVDVQLERAIQEVLRLLKENPPVNPKQPEYEKR is encoded by the coding sequence ATGAAAAGCATTTTCATTTCCTGCTTCATTCTTTCGCTTCTTTTTATTTTCAGAATATCTGCACAAGTTGATGCTCGGATGCTCCAGTATCCCGATGTTTCAAAAACTCATATTTCATTTACTTATGCCGGAGATATTTGGGTCGTTGCCAAAGAAGGCGGAACTGCCTATAAACTCACCTCAGCAAAAGGAGTTGAAGGTTTTGCAAAATTCTCTCCCGATGGTTCGTTATTAGCATTTAGTGGGAATTATGATGGCAATACAGATGTATATGTAATTCCAACTCTTGGTGGATTACCGAAAAGAATTACTCATCACGGAATGACTGACAGAATAGTTGATTGGTATCCCGATGGAAAAAATTTATTGTTTTCTTCATCCCGTGAAAGCGGTAAACAGAGATTCAACCAATTCTATAAAGTTTCAAAAGATGGTGGCTTAGCAGAAAAACTTCCTTTGCCTTATGCAGAGTTTGGCTCCATCTCACCAGACGGGAAGAAAATCGCTTTCACAACACGAACGAGAGTGTTCAGAACCTGGAAAAGATATCTCGGTGGAATGGCTGCTGATATTTATATCTTCGATCTTGATAAAATGACTTCAGAAAATATTTCAAACAACACTGCTAACGATGAGATCCCAATGTGGAAAGGAAACAAAATTTATTTCTTATCTGACAGAGATAAAAATCAACGTTACAACATTTGGGTTTATGATATTTCTACCAAACAGAACAGACAATTAACCTTCTTTGATGAGTTTGATGTCCACTTTCCTTCAATTGGTGAAAATGAAATTGTTTTCGAAGCAGGTGGGCTTTTATATCTTCTCGATTTATCAACAGAAAAAATCCGCGAAGTAAAAGTTAATGTTGTCACTGATGGTGCAACTCTTTTAGCCCAGAATGAAAATGTTGAAAAACTTATTCAGAATTTTTCAGTTTCATACAACGGTAGTCGAGCATTGTTTGAAGCACGCGGAGAAATATTTTCTGTGCCTGCTGAAAACGGAGCCGTAATCAACTTAACTCAATCATCCGCTGCTGCAGAAAGATTTCCCTCCTGGTCACCAAACGGGAAATATGTTGCATACTTCAGTGATAAAACCGGTGAATATCAATTAACTATTCGCGATATTGAAAAACCTGGCGAAGAAAAAGCTCTTACTTCCTTCGATGATGGTTTCAGGTATAATATTTATTGGTCGCCCGATAGCAAGAAACTTGTATTCATAGATCAGGCAATGAGAATTAATTTATATGATATGAGTTCTGATAAGCTTACTCAAGTTGATAAGCAATTTTGGTATTATGAAGGTGGTTTGAGAAATTTTTCTGTTAGCTGGTCATCGGATAGCAGATATTTTACTTATGGAAAAGATCAATCAAACAGAGCAAGTGCAATTGCGATCTATGACACAAAAGAAGGAAAACTTCATCAGGTTACAAATGGTTTCTACAGCGATTCAAATCCTGTTTTTGATCCTGATGGTAAATATCTTTATTTCACAACAAACAGAAATTTCAATCCTGTTTACAGTGATTTTGATAATACCTGGATTTATCCAAACTCAACTTTGATTGCCGCTGTTACTCTTTCAAAAGAAACGCCTTCGCCATTATTTCCGAAGAATGATTCTTTGACTGTTAAGAAAGACGAGGAATCAAAAACTGATGAGAAAAAATCTGATGAAAAGAAGGACGAGAAAAAAGTAAAAGAAGTTAAAATTGATTTTGATAGTTTCGAAGAAAGAATAGTAATACTTCCACCAGCCGCAGGAAATTATGGAAGTCTTTCTGCAGTTTCAGGAAAAGTTATTTTTCACAAAGCGCCAAACTCAGGTTCTGCAGATAAGAAAAAACCAATAATGTTCTATGATCTTGATAAGCGCGAAGAAAAAACAATTGTTGATGATGCTGATGCGTATCAGATTTCTGCCGACGGAAAGAAAATTCTTGTTGCAAATAAAAACTCTTACTCAATAGTTGATGTTGCGCCGGATCAGAAACTTGATAAAAAACTTCCTACAAATCAACTTGAAATGACTGTTGTACCAAAAGAAGAGTGGAAACAAATTTTTAATGATGTGTGGAGATTGGAAAGAGATTTCTTCTATGATAAGAATATGCACGGAGTTGACTGGAAAGAAATGAAGAAAAGATACGGCGCATTAGTTGACAATGCCGTTACACGGTCTGATGTTAATTACATTATCGGAGAATTGATTGCAGAATTAAATGCTTCACACACATATCGAGGCGGAGGTGATGATGAAATTCCATTGCAGCGCGCTGTTGGTTATTTGGGAATTGATTGGGAGTTAAACAATGGCGCATACAGAATAAAAAGAATAGTTAAAGGTGCTTCGTGGGAAACCGAAGTTCGTTCTCCATTAATGAGTCCCGGAATAAAAGCTAAAGAAGGTGATTACATTCTGGCAGTAAACGGAGTAAAGATTGATGTAACAAAAGATCCGTCTTCAGCTTTTGAAGGACTTGCAGATAAAACAGTTGAACTTACAATCAACAATAAACCATCAACTGATGGAGCATGGACTGTTGTTGTTAAAACTCTTTCAGATGAAACCAGATTAAGAAATCTTGAGTGGATTGAATCAAACAGAAAAAGAGTAGATGAAGCAACTGACGGAAAGATCGGATACATTTATGTTCCCAGCACAGGCATTGATGGGCAGACAGAACTTGTAAGACAATTCTATGCTCAGTTTAATAAGCAAGGATTGATAATTGATGAACGATTTAACAACGGCGGACAAATTCCTGACAGATTTATTGAACTGCTCGACAGAAAACCCCTTGCGTTCTGGGCAGTTAGAGATGGTGCCAACTGGCAATGGCCTACTGTTGCAAACTTTGGTCCTAAAGTTATGTTGATTAACGGATGGAGTGGCTCAGGCGGTGATGCATTTCCTGATTATTTCAGAAAAGCAAAACTCGGTCCTTTGGTTGGCGCAAGAACCTGGGGTGGACTAATCGGAATTACTGGCGCACCAACTCTAATTGATGGCGGAAGTGTAACCGTTCCTACTTTCAGAATGTATGACCCTGATGGAAAATGGTTTAAAGAAGGTCACGGAGTTGATCCTGATATTGAAGTTCCTGAAGATCCCGGGATGCTTGCAAAGGGTGTTGATGTTCAGCTTGAAAGAGCAATTCAGGAAGTATTAAGATTGCTGAAAGAAAATCCACCGGTTAATCCAAAGCAACCGGAGTATGAGAAAAGATAA
- a CDS encoding DUF4395 domain-containing protein, which produces MGNVFKFGEDVVGYNIRVLNEREIRAGAGLLFVLMFISILSAIMQGNFILLKYSIMIFLADMLIRVLISPRYSPVLILGRFIVRNQVPEYVGAVQKKFAWVIGIALGITMFVLINIMNTFSVITGLICLICLIFLFFETAFGICLGCKVYSWLYKEKAQYCPGEVCEIKDRQEIQRTSLPQWIVVIAFVVYIFGLVYFLNDNFKTPPRELFSGKSLEEMQQE; this is translated from the coding sequence ATGGGTAATGTTTTCAAATTCGGAGAAGATGTAGTTGGTTATAATATCCGCGTATTAAATGAGAGAGAAATCAGAGCCGGGGCTGGACTTCTGTTTGTGCTAATGTTTATATCAATTCTGTCAGCAATAATGCAGGGCAATTTTATTTTATTGAAATATTCGATTATGATTTTTCTTGCTGATATGCTGATACGAGTACTGATTAGTCCGAGATACTCACCTGTTTTAATTCTGGGCAGATTTATAGTAAGAAATCAGGTGCCGGAATATGTCGGAGCTGTCCAGAAAAAATTTGCATGGGTGATAGGTATAGCATTAGGAATAACAATGTTTGTCCTGATTAACATTATGAATACCTTTAGTGTAATTACCGGATTAATTTGTTTGATTTGTCTGATATTTTTATTCTTTGAAACAGCCTTTGGAATATGCCTGGGTTGTAAAGTTTATTCCTGGCTATATAAAGAAAAAGCACAATATTGTCCTGGCGAAGTTTGTGAAATTAAAGACAGACAGGAAATACAAAGAACAAGTTTGCCGCAATGGATTGTTGTTATAGCATTTGTCGTCTATATATTTGGCTTGGTTTATTTCTTAAATGATAATTTTAAGACTCCTCCTCGCGAATTGTTCTCGGGCAAAAGTTTAGAAGAGATGCAGCAAGAGTAA
- a CDS encoding bifunctional metallophosphatase/5'-nucleotidase has translation MLKRFYLIVFLLLIINISFAQTVNVKIIETSDVHGAIFPYDLVNDRPSNSSLAQAMTYLNEQRADTNQIVFLLDDGDILQGDPVVYYYNFEKSDTIHLYADVMNYMKYDAATIGNHDIETGHNVYDKFNKEINFPWLAANAIRTSDGQPYFKPYTTIEKGGIKIAVLGLITPAIPKWLPEKIWEGIHFDDMIETAQKLAKKIRETEQPDLLIGLFHAGVNYNYSDEASTTYKNENASKLIAEKVVGFDVIFVGHDHEGWNFKTRNPNGKEVLVLGTQAGARTLAVANIKLTFDKFCGFFASEQMSGEIVEVKNYKPDKEFMKRFSPAFDEVKKYVSRPIGKFTKTISSRDALFGPSEFVDLINSVQLELTNADISFTAPLSFNATIKEGDLFVKDMFNLYRYENLLYTIKMSGQEIKDYLEFSYGNWFNQMKDENDHLLRFRLDDNGNIVYSQRSNSPELYERFYNFDAAAGIDYVVDVTKPIGKRINIIKLSDDREFDLNAIYKVAVNSYRGNGGGDHLTKGAKIPKDELSKRLISSTDKDLRYYMMKWIEEKISVEPKLLRNWKVVPENYWQAGKQKDYQLLFK, from the coding sequence ATGCTGAAAAGATTTTATTTAATTGTTTTTCTTCTTTTAATAATTAATATTTCTTTTGCACAGACTGTTAATGTTAAAATCATAGAAACATCTGATGTTCACGGTGCAATATTTCCTTATGATCTTGTAAATGATCGTCCGTCAAATTCATCTCTTGCACAGGCTATGACTTATCTGAATGAGCAACGTGCAGATACAAACCAGATTGTTTTTCTTCTTGACGACGGGGACATTCTTCAGGGAGATCCGGTTGTTTATTATTACAATTTTGAAAAGTCTGATACAATTCATCTCTATGCAGATGTAATGAATTATATGAAATATGATGCGGCAACAATCGGTAATCACGATATCGAAACCGGACACAATGTTTATGATAAATTCAACAAAGAAATTAATTTTCCTTGGCTCGCTGCAAATGCAATCAGAACATCTGATGGACAACCATATTTCAAGCCCTATACAACTATCGAAAAAGGCGGGATTAAAATTGCTGTGTTGGGTTTGATAACTCCCGCAATTCCCAAATGGCTTCCCGAAAAAATCTGGGAAGGAATTCACTTCGATGATATGATCGAAACAGCTCAGAAGTTGGCAAAAAAAATTCGTGAGACAGAGCAGCCTGATTTACTGATTGGATTATTCCACGCCGGCGTAAATTATAATTACAGCGATGAAGCTTCAACCACATACAAGAATGAAAATGCATCAAAGTTGATTGCAGAAAAAGTTGTTGGCTTTGATGTAATATTTGTTGGTCACGATCACGAAGGATGGAATTTCAAAACAAGAAATCCAAATGGTAAAGAAGTGCTTGTGCTTGGAACCCAGGCAGGTGCAAGAACACTGGCAGTTGCAAATATCAAATTAACCTTTGATAAGTTTTGTGGATTCTTTGCTTCAGAGCAAATGTCAGGAGAAATAGTAGAGGTTAAAAACTACAAACCTGATAAAGAATTTATGAAAAGATTTTCTCCTGCTTTTGATGAAGTAAAAAAATATGTTTCGCGACCAATAGGAAAGTTCACGAAAACCATTTCATCGCGTGATGCATTGTTTGGTCCATCCGAGTTTGTTGATTTAATTAATTCAGTACAGCTCGAATTGACTAATGCAGATATTTCCTTTACTGCTCCGCTTTCTTTCAACGCAACAATTAAAGAAGGAGATTTGTTTGTTAAAGATATGTTCAATTTATATCGCTATGAAAATCTTCTTTACACAATTAAAATGAGCGGACAGGAAATAAAAGATTACCTTGAATTTTCTTACGGCAACTGGTTTAATCAGATGAAAGATGAGAATGATCATCTCTTAAGATTCCGTCTTGATGATAATGGAAACATTGTTTATTCACAGCGAAGCAATTCTCCCGAGCTGTATGAAAGATTTTATAATTTTGATGCAGCCGCAGGAATTGATTATGTTGTTGATGTAACCAAACCAATTGGTAAAAGAATTAATATCATAAAATTATCTGACGATCGTGAGTTTGATTTAAACGCAATTTATAAAGTTGCTGTTAATTCATATCGTGGAAATGGCGGCGGAGATCATTTGACCAAGGGTGCAAAAATTCCAAAAGATGAACTTAGCAAAAGGTTAATTAGTTCAACCGATAAAGATCTTCGTTATTATATGATGAAATGGATTGAAGAAAAAATATCCGTTGAACCAAAACTACTCCGTAACTGGAAAGTTGTACCGGAAAATTATTGGCAGGCAGGTAAACAAAAGGACTATCAATTACTTTTTAAATAA
- the hemL gene encoding glutamate-1-semialdehyde 2,1-aminomutase, with product MNTTKSKQLFEKAKRYIPGGVNSPVRAFKSVGGEPIFIERGSGSKFYDADGNEYIDYIGSWGPHLFGHNPPFIKKALAEAFEKGTSFGAPTELEVRMAQLITELVPSVEMVRMVNSGTEATMSAIRTARGYTNKEKFIKFEGCYHGHADYFLIKAGSGALTLGVPTSPGVTKGNAADTLLADFNDIESVKKLVYANKNNVAAIIIEPIAGNMGVVKADESFLVELRNLCNEENIVLIFDEVMTGFRVAAGGAQEILGIKPDLTTFGKIIGGGLPVGAFGGKREIMEMVAPAGPVYQAGTLSGNPLAMAAGYAALSYIKEHPEIYVQLEKSSIYLENGFKENLKAIGKNYAMNRVGSMMSMFFIEEPVNDFKSAVKSDTALYGKYFHEMLKRGIYLAPAQFEALFISTAHTKEDLDKTINAHKESLVAVLK from the coding sequence ATGAACACAACAAAGAGCAAACAGTTATTCGAAAAAGCAAAAAGATACATACCAGGTGGAGTTAATTCTCCCGTTCGTGCATTCAAATCAGTTGGCGGTGAGCCAATCTTTATTGAAAGAGGAAGCGGTTCAAAGTTTTATGATGCCGATGGAAATGAATACATCGATTACATCGGCAGTTGGGGACCGCATCTGTTCGGGCACAATCCGCCATTCATTAAAAAAGCATTAGCAGAAGCATTTGAAAAAGGAACCAGCTTTGGTGCACCAACAGAACTTGAAGTGAGAATGGCTCAACTTATTACTGAACTTGTTCCTTCGGTCGAGATGGTAAGAATGGTTAACAGCGGAACAGAGGCAACAATGTCTGCAATTCGCACAGCGCGAGGTTACACCAACAAAGAAAAGTTTATAAAGTTTGAAGGTTGCTATCACGGACACGCAGATTATTTTCTTATCAAAGCCGGTAGTGGTGCATTAACACTGGGCGTTCCAACTTCTCCAGGCGTTACAAAAGGAAATGCTGCCGATACTTTGCTCGCTGATTTTAATGATATTGAATCAGTTAAAAAACTTGTATATGCAAATAAGAATAATGTTGCCGCTATTATTATAGAACCTATTGCAGGCAATATGGGCGTTGTAAAAGCAGATGAAAGTTTTCTTGTTGAATTAAGAAATCTTTGCAACGAAGAAAACATCGTTCTGATTTTCGATGAAGTGATGACAGGATTCAGAGTTGCCGCTGGTGGCGCTCAGGAAATACTTGGAATAAAACCAGACTTAACAACATTCGGAAAAATAATTGGTGGTGGTTTGCCAGTTGGCGCATTCGGTGGCAAGCGAGAAATAATGGAAATGGTGGCTCCTGCAGGACCTGTTTATCAGGCAGGAACACTCAGCGGAAATCCGCTTGCAATGGCTGCCGGATATGCTGCGCTCAGTTACATCAAAGAGCATCCGGAAATTTATGTTCAGCTAGAAAAATCCTCGATATATCTTGAAAACGGATTTAAAGAAAACCTAAAAGCCATTGGAAAAAATTATGCAATGAATCGTGTTGGCTCAATGATGTCTATGTTTTTTATTGAAGAGCCGGTAAATGATTTCAAAAGTGCAGTGAAATCCGATACCGCATTGTACGGAAAATATTTTCACGAAATGCTAAAGCGTGGAATTTATCTTGCACCAGCTCAGTTTGAAGCACTGTTTATTTCAACTGCACACACGAAGGAAGATTTGGACAAAACGATTAATGCACACAAAGAATCACTGGTAGCAGTATTAAAGTGA
- a CDS encoding S8 family serine peptidase, which translates to MENCFRFSFVRIALFFLPIFLFGFSSGNSDLKILEKDGIKYLANTLVIKLKYIPSSDAKGNVNLSSTLTETLKSINVSEAKVIFPEKLKENSSLAGIISIKYESDFDPLYISSKIAGSNEIEWAEPKFIYELDYIPNDPSYTSQYALSKISAALAWDINKGDTNVVIGIVDTGVDWDHPDLAANIYTNWNEIPNNGIDDDNNGYVDDIRGWDFGGLSGTPDNNPMEDQPDHGTHVAGISSAVTDNGIGVASIGFKCKLMPVKTTRNDQRGSNGPYIIFGYEGIVYAADNGAKVINCSWGGSGFSMFGQETINYALSQGSLVVAAAGNSNSSGSHYPSSYKGVLSVASTTSTDTKSSFSNFGYSVDVSAPGSSIYNTWQNDTYATLSGTSMASPLTAGLAALVFSQFPSYNAEQVGEQIRVNSDNIDNLNPSFQYQLGFGRINAFKALNNANSISVRAIDVSFSDEAPGGDGDGVFEAGEIISVSVNFKNYLNPTSNLSIQLESRNSYSTVLNGNFNAGAIGTLNEFNNNSSRFTFSISNSVPQNAKLNFLLKFSDGSYSDFQWIETIGNPTYATQSVNDVALTITSKGAFAFNDYPNNLQGSGFKYLGSSNQLFEGALILGTSDTKISDAARAANQSVQNNDFTIVQPFLLNVPGNIADAEGSAIMNDNNAGTNKIGITARLKTYSYSASPNNNFIILDYTLINNSGAAITNLYSGLFFDWDLIDGSGLGDRTEWDNSLNYGFVRNTTGGPTNYNGVALLSGTNYGFYAIKNDGGDGGFQIYDGFDDSEKWQAISGGIAKATAGPGDVSNVTSAGPFTINVGDSIKVAFAILAADNKALLDAAVNQSRIKYQEILVLDVEDNNTLPAEFSLAQNFPNPFNPITSIQYSIGSKQFVQLKVYDILGNEVTTLVNEEKSAGLYKVDFDASGLTSGIYLYRLQTGSFISTKKMILLK; encoded by the coding sequence ATGGAAAATTGTTTTCGTTTCAGTTTTGTGCGCATCGCTTTATTCTTTCTGCCGATATTCTTATTTGGATTTAGCTCCGGCAATTCCGATTTGAAAATCCTTGAGAAAGACGGAATAAAATATCTCGCAAATACTTTGGTGATAAAATTAAAATACATTCCATCATCAGATGCAAAAGGGAATGTAAACTTAAGTTCCACTCTTACTGAAACTTTAAAATCAATTAATGTGAGTGAAGCAAAAGTAATCTTTCCCGAAAAGTTAAAAGAAAACTCTTCCCTTGCCGGAATCATATCAATTAAGTATGAATCCGATTTTGACCCATTATATATCAGTTCAAAAATTGCCGGCTCAAATGAAATAGAATGGGCTGAGCCAAAATTCATATATGAGCTTGATTATATACCAAATGATCCAAGTTACACTTCTCAATATGCTCTTTCAAAAATAAGTGCAGCACTTGCGTGGGATATAAATAAAGGCGATACAAACGTAGTAATAGGAATTGTTGATACAGGAGTTGATTGGGATCATCCTGATTTAGCGGCAAACATTTACACAAACTGGAATGAAATTCCGAATAACGGAATTGATGATGACAACAATGGTTATGTTGACGATATAAGGGGTTGGGATTTTGGCGGATTAAGCGGAACCCCGGATAACAATCCGATGGAAGATCAACCCGACCACGGAACTCATGTTGCAGGAATTTCTTCTGCAGTTACAGATAACGGAATTGGTGTTGCATCAATCGGATTTAAGTGTAAACTGATGCCGGTTAAAACAACACGGAATGATCAGAGAGGTTCGAATGGTCCATATATTATATTTGGTTATGAAGGAATTGTTTATGCAGCAGATAATGGTGCGAAAGTTATTAATTGCAGTTGGGGTGGAAGTGGTTTTTCAATGTTCGGACAGGAAACAATCAATTATGCTTTATCACAAGGTTCATTAGTTGTTGCGGCTGCAGGAAATTCTAACAGTTCCGGAAGTCATTATCCTTCTTCTTACAAGGGTGTTTTATCAGTTGCATCAACGACTTCAACAGATACAAAATCAAGTTTTTCCAATTTCGGATATTCGGTTGATGTTTCAGCACCTGGCAGCAGCATTTACAATACATGGCAGAATGACACTTATGCAACTTTAAGCGGAACTTCAATGGCTTCACCATTAACAGCAGGATTGGCTGCTTTGGTATTTTCTCAATTTCCATCCTATAACGCTGAACAGGTTGGAGAACAGATAAGAGTTAATTCTGACAATATTGATAATCTGAATCCATCATTTCAGTATCAGCTTGGCTTCGGAAGAATAAATGCCTTTAAAGCATTGAACAATGCGAACTCAATATCTGTTCGTGCGATTGATGTTTCTTTCAGTGATGAAGCACCGGGCGGCGATGGAGATGGAGTATTTGAAGCCGGCGAAATTATATCTGTATCTGTAAATTTTAAAAACTATCTGAATCCGACTTCAAATCTTTCAATTCAACTAGAATCAAGAAATTCATATTCAACTGTTCTTAATGGAAACTTTAATGCAGGTGCCATTGGAACACTTAACGAGTTCAACAATAACTCATCCAGATTTACTTTTTCAATTTCAAACTCGGTTCCTCAGAATGCGAAGCTGAATTTCCTTTTAAAGTTCAGTGATGGATCTTACTCTGATTTTCAATGGATTGAAACAATTGGTAATCCCACCTATGCAACACAATCAGTTAACGATGTTGCATTAACAATTACAAGCAAAGGAGCTTTTGCATTTAACGATTATCCGAATAATCTTCAGGGAAGCGGTTTTAAATATCTCGGAAGCTCAAATCAATTGTTTGAAGGCGCATTAATTCTGGGAACTTCAGATACTAAAATTTCGGATGCAGCAAGGGCTGCCAATCAAAGTGTTCAGAACAATGACTTTACAATTGTACAGCCGTTTCTGCTAAATGTACCGGGTAATATTGCTGACGCAGAAGGTTCGGCAATTATGAATGATAATAATGCAGGCACAAACAAAATCGGAATTACAGCCAGGTTAAAGACCTATTCATATTCGGCTTCACCTAATAATAATTTTATTATTCTTGATTACACTTTGATTAATAATTCCGGCGCAGCAATAACAAATCTTTATTCGGGATTGTTTTTCGATTGGGATTTAATTGATGGAAGTGGTTTGGGTGACAGAACTGAATGGGACAATTCATTGAATTACGGATTTGTAAGAAACACAACCGGTGGTCCGACAAATTATAATGGTGTTGCTTTGCTATCAGGAACAAACTATGGTTTTTATGCAATCAAGAATGATGGTGGTGATGGCGGGTTCCAGATTTACGATGGATTTGATGATTCGGAAAAATGGCAGGCAATTTCCGGCGGCATAGCAAAAGCCACAGCCGGACCCGGCGATGTTTCTAACGTTACATCAGCAGGACCTTTTACAATAAATGTCGGTGATAGTATCAAAGTTGCATTTGCAATTCTGGCTGCCGATAACAAAGCATTACTTGATGCAGCAGTAAATCAGTCTCGAATAAAGTATCAGGAAATATTAGTGCTTGATGTTGAAGATAATAATACGCTGCCGGCCGAATTTTCACTTGCTCAGAACTTCCCCAATCCGTTTAATCCGATTACCAGTATACAGTACTCAATAGGCAGCAAGCAATTCGTACAATTAAAAGTTTATGATATTCTTGGCAATGAAGTAACTACATTAGTTAATGAAGAAAAATCAGCAGGTCTTTATAAAGTTGATTTTGATGCTTCGGGACTAACTTCCGGAATTTATTTATATAGATTACAAACAGGTTCTTTTATCTCAACTAAAAAAATGATTTTATTAAAATAG